The genomic segment ACGCTGTGGCCGTCCAGGAGGAGCTGCTGGGCGTGGTCGAGGCGGACCTGTTCGACCCAGCGGGCCGGTGTGGTGTCGAACTCGGTCTTGAACAGCCGGGCGAGGTGCCGGGTGCTGACGGCGGCGGACGCGGCCATGGCGGGCAGGGTGTGCTCGCCCGCCGGGTCGGCGAGGACGGACGCGGTCAGCGAGCGGAGCACGTCGTTGCGCGCGGGCGGGGTCGCGAGGGCCGTGGAGAACTGTGACTGCCCGCCGGGGCGCTGCATGAAGACGACCAGCTCGCGCGCGATCGCGCGGGCGGCGTCCGCTCCGTGGTCGTCCTCGACGAGGCCGAGGGCCAGGTCGATGCCCGCGCTGATGCCGGCGGAGGTGACGTACCGGCCGTCGCGGATGTGCAGGGCGTCCGGCTCCACCGTGACCTGCGGGTGGCGGCGGGCGAGTGTCGCCGCGTGCCGCCAGTGCGTCGTGGCGCGGCGCCCGTCGAGCAGGCCGAGCGCGGCGAGGACGAAGGCGCCGCTGCACACCGAGGCGACCCGCGCCGCCTGCCCGGCGAGGCTTTCGGCGGCTGTCAGTATGTCGTCGTCGAGGGGCTGGAGCGCGAGCCGGTCCGCACCCGCGATCACGACGGTGTCCGGTGGGCCGACCTGCGCGGAGCCGACCTCGTCCGCCGCGATCGACCCGGCCAGCGAGAGCCCCGAGGACGTCGTGACGTCGCCGCCGCGCGGCGACACCAGCACCGTCTCGTAGGGAAGGCCGAGCCGTTCTGCCTGGTGGAGCACCTCGACGGGACCGCTGACGTCGAGCAGCGTCACGCCGTCGAAGACCAGGAAGGCCACGCGGTGCGTCATGTCTGAATCTGTGGGGCGGGTGGCTGTATGGACATGGCTACACGGTAGGGCATCGGGCGAAGGTGGAGTCATCCACCGAGCAGGCAAGGGAAGGCGCATCTCATGACCGAGACGATCGCGGGCATCCGGATCCCCGACAGCACCCTGGCGAAGGAGGCGACGGAGCTGGTGCGCGACGCGGCAGCGCCGCTGCTGTTCGACCACTCCCGGCGCGTCTTCCTGTGGGGGTCGCTGCGGGGCCGGGAACAAGGGCTGGCCTTCGACCCGGAGCTGCTCTACGTGGGAGCGATGTTCCACGACCTGGGACTGACCGAGCGCTTCCGCCGCACCGACCAGCGCTTCGAGATCGACGGCGCGGACGAGGCCCGCCGCTTCCTGCACGGGCACGGCATCACGGACGAGCGGGCGGACCGCGTCTGGACGGCGATCGCCCTGCACACCACCCCCGAGATCCCGCTGCACATGGCCCCCGAGGTGGCCCTGGTGACCCGAGGCGTGGAACTGGACGTCCTGGGGATCGGGTACGACGCCGTCACCGACGAGGAGCGCGCGGGCGTGGTCGCGGCGCACCCGCGCCCGGACTTCAAGAACCGCATCCTCGCCGCGTTCGCCGACGGCATCAAGGACCGCCCGCGGACCACCTTCGGCAACGTCAAGGCGGACGTGCTGGCCCACTGCGTGCCCGGTTTCGAGCGCGGCGACTTCGTGGAGGTCATCAAGGGCTCCGCCTGGCCGGAGTGACGGACGGCGGGCCTCCGTGCGGAGCCCGGCGGGCGTGGTGGGTCAGGCCGCGCCGTCGACGGGCAGCCCGCTCCGCCGCACGCCGTCGGTCATGCGATGCGTCGGTCCCGCGCAGCCCGTCGCGGCGGGCTGCGCGGCGGTCCGTACCAGTTCCGCGTACGCGCAGCGCAGCGCGACCAGTGACTCCTGGGCGTCGCGGTAGGCGTCCGCGTCCGCCCCGCGCCGGTGCGCGAGGGTGCGCACGGCGGCGCTGCGGCGGTCCAGGGTCGACAGCCACGCGCGGTGCCGGGCGGCGAGATGCCGGCGCTGCTGGCACCGGCTGCCGGCCCCCATGCGGCCGCCCATGCCGAGGACGGCGTCGGCGGCGAGCAGCACCGGCGGCTCCAACGCCTCTTGCGCGGCCAGCGAGGAGAGCACCGCGCACTGCTGCCCGGACGCGGGTGCCAGGCCCAACTTCAGTGCGCTGGAACGCAGTTGTCCATGCAGGGTGTGCTGGATGCGGGTCATGCGGCGCAGCGCGACGGAGACGGAATGGTCTCCGGGAGAGCGGCCCGCAAGTGTCTCCGCGAGCCGGAACAGCCAGATCCCGTGGGCCTCCAGACGCACCGTGGCCAGCATGAGCCGGTCCAGGCGGGACAGCGGCCGGTCCGCCGCCGACCAGCGCACGATCGGCACGAGGGATTCGGTGCGGGCCAGTTGGTCGACCGGCAGGGCCCGGCCCGGCTTGCGCAGCGGCGCCCAGTTGAAGAGCGCCAGGGTGGGCAGCCCGACGAGCCGGGAGAAGTCGCTGCGGTGGGCCAGGGACGTCCACAGGGCGAGGAACTGGTCGTTCGCCACACGTGTGGCCCCGGTGGACGCCGGGTCGAGCTCGGTCCACCCGCAGGCCGCCACGATCACCGCAAGACGCGC from the Streptomyces venezuelae genome contains:
- a CDS encoding GlxA family transcriptional regulator; amino-acid sequence: MTHRVAFLVFDGVTLLDVSGPVEVLHQAERLGLPYETVLVSPRGGDVTTSSGLSLAGSIAADEVGSAQVGPPDTVVIAGADRLALQPLDDDILTAAESLAGQAARVASVCSGAFVLAALGLLDGRRATTHWRHAATLARRHPQVTVEPDALHIRDGRYVTSAGISAGIDLALGLVEDDHGADAARAIARELVVFMQRPGGQSQFSTALATPPARNDVLRSLTASVLADPAGEHTLPAMAASAAVSTRHLARLFKTEFDTTPARWVEQVRLDHAQQLLLDGHSVTAAARRSGLGSDETLRRAFARHLGTTPSEYRSRFTTAHGHEASPAQEIPDQAPKT
- a CDS encoding HD domain-containing protein; the encoded protein is MTETIAGIRIPDSTLAKEATELVRDAAAPLLFDHSRRVFLWGSLRGREQGLAFDPELLYVGAMFHDLGLTERFRRTDQRFEIDGADEARRFLHGHGITDERADRVWTAIALHTTPEIPLHMAPEVALVTRGVELDVLGIGYDAVTDEERAGVVAAHPRPDFKNRILAAFADGIKDRPRTTFGNVKADVLAHCVPGFERGDFVEVIKGSAWPE